A section of the Triticum dicoccoides isolate Atlit2015 ecotype Zavitan chromosome 7A, WEW_v2.0, whole genome shotgun sequence genome encodes:
- the LOC119329107 gene encoding E3 ubiquitin-protein ligase RING1-like, whose product MPLKLALTVVAPAGMTCGILKLAGVPWPIVIRIAGVLLAFLFIAALCQRAQARARSQRQLLQDPEGDRSSMAALPREPAVGLGQAAIAGLPVYKYEKLSCGGGEGHECAVCLAEVRPKEVVKQLPACTHLFHDRCIDEWLWSHRTCPVCRSPVDASTVPDVEVAARAMQSV is encoded by the coding sequence ATGCCGCTCAAGCTCGCGCTCACCGTCGTTGCTCCGGCGGGCATGACGTGCGGCATACTGAAACTCGCCGGCGTCCCCTGGCCAATCGTCATCCGCATCGCCGGCGTCCTGCTCGCCTTCCTCTTCATCGCGGCGTTGTGCCAGCGCGCGCAGGCCCGCGCTAGGTCGCAACGCCAGCTCCTGCAAGATCCAGAGGGGGATCGGTCGTCCATGGCCGCGCTTCCGCGGGAGCCGGCCGTCGGGCTAGGACAGGCGGCGATCGCCGGCCTGCCCGTGTACAAGTACGAGAAGCTGAGCTGCGGCGGCGGAGAGGGCCACGAGTGCGCGGTGTGCCTCGCCGAGGTCAGGCCCAAGGAGGTGGTGAAGCAGCTGCCGGCGTGCACGCACCTTTTCCATGACCGGTGCATCGACGAGTGGCTCTGGTCTCACAGGACGTGCCCGGTCTGCCGGTCTCCAGTCGACGCCTCCACCGTTCCGGACGTGGAAGTTGCCGCCCGTGCTATGCAATCTGTTTAG